Proteins from a genomic interval of Gadus morhua chromosome 21, gadMor3.0, whole genome shotgun sequence:
- the riox1 gene encoding ribosomal oxygenase 1, with the protein MDSFPRQSSTCILREDDVQYGVNLDVTSYTNGKRDTHNPPGRALPFSVWDFYSSGCSLRMLNPQAFSSTVWNFLSILQEQFGSMAGANVYLTPPGTQGFAPHYDDIEAFVVQLEGKKHWRVYNPRSLEEVLPVTSSPNFSQSEIGSPVLEVVLEAGDLLYFPRGFIHQGDCLPNSHSLHVTVSSFQRNSWGDLLAKLVPAALGVAMEEDVEYRQGLPLDYLTYMGVQNSDKEDPRREKFLSRMGGLMNKLAGYAPVDAAVDEKAKEFLHDCLPPALTPEEQASSVQGSSTRWGNGRPLNVGANINSQTRVQLIRAGCARLCSDGEVIELYYTTDNSRVYHKEELKSFEIKTECADAVEFLIHAYPKFVSVRSIPCDSVAERIALAELLFEKGIIRTAEPL; encoded by the exons ATGGACTCTTTTCCACGGCAGAGTTCGACCTGCATTTTGAGAGAg GATGACGTCCAGTATGGAGTGAACCTGGACGTCACCAGCTACACCAATGGCAAGAGGGACACGCACAACCCCCCAGGCCGGGCGCTGCCCTTCAGCGTGTGGGACTTCTACTCG AGTGGCTGCTCCCTGCGCATGCTGAACCCCCAGGCCTTCTCCTCCACAGTATGGAacttcctctccatcctccaggAACAGTTTGGCAGCATGGCCGGGGCCAACGT gtaTCTGACTCCTCCCGGAACCCAAGGCTTCGCCCCACACTATGATGACATTGAAGCCTTCGTGGTTCAGCTGGAGGGAAAGAAACACTGGCGAGTGTACAACCCAAG GTCCTTGGAAGAAGTATTGCCAGTTACTTCGAGCC CCAACTTCAGTCAGTCAGAGATCGGGAGCCCAGTGCTGGAGGTGGTCTTGGAGGCCGGGGACCTGCTCTACTTCCCACGCGGGTTCATCCACCAGGGAGACTGCCTGCCAAACTCCCACTCACTCCACGTCACCGTCTCCTCCTTCCAGAGGAACAGCTGGGGAGACCTGCTCGCCAAG CTGGTGCCTGCGGCCCTTGGGGTAGCgatggaggaggatgtggagtACAGGCAGGGCTTGCCACTGGACTACCTGACGTACATGGGCGTACAAAATTCTGACAAG GAGGACCCACGGCGAGAGAAGTTCCTGTCCCGTATGGGCGGCCTGATGAACAAGCTGGCCGGCTACGCACCGGTGGACGCCGCTGTAGACGAGAAGGCCAAGGAGTTCCTCCACGACTGCCTGCCTCCAGCACTCACTCcag AGGAACAGGCCAGCAGTGTTCAAGGCTCCTCCACTAGGTGGGGGAATGGGAGGCCTTTGAATGTCGGCGCTAACATCAACAGCCAGACCCGGGTGCAACTCATTCGCGCTGGTTGTGCCAG GTTGTGTAGTGATGGGGAGGTCATCGAGTTGTACTACACTACGGACAACTCCAGAGTATACCATAAAGAGGAGCTCAAGAGTTTTGAAATCAAAACAGAG TGTGCGGACGCTGTTGAGTTCCTGATCCACGCGTACCCCAAGTTTGTGTCGGTGCGAAGTATTCCATGTGACTCGGTTGCAGAAAGG atTGCTTtggctgagctgctgtttgAGAAAGGGATTATCCGCACTGCAGAGCCTCTCTAG
- the ndufb1 gene encoding NADH dehydrogenase [ubiquinone] 1 beta subcomplex subunit 1 gives MVNFVSLAREHWVNILVPMGFVIGWYMDKQQDQKLTAFRNRSALYGRELKPGEEYTWK, from the exons ATGGTGAACTTTGTATCACTTGCAAGGGAGCATTGGGTGAACATATTGGTGCCCATGGGCTTTGTGATTGGATGGTACATGGATAAACAACAGGACCAGAAGCTGACAGCTTTCAGAAACAGAAGTGCTCTGTACGGCAG GGAACTGAAGCCTGGAGAGGAGTATACCTGGAAGTAG